The genomic window GCCGGAGGGGACGGTCATGATCCGGAAGGTCCGCGTCCAGAACTACAAGTCGTTGCGGGACGTCTCCGTCGACCTGGAGCGGTTCACCGTCTTCGTGGGCGCGAACGGCAGCGGGAAGACGAGCATCCTTCAAGCGGTGCACAACACGATGCGAGCGGCGTCCCGTAGCGACGCGGACAAGGTATTCGTGTATGCGTGGTACGGCGACTGGATCTACACGCGGGGAGGCCAAGGCGAATGGTCCATTGAGTGCGAGATGGCTGAGGGCCGAATCGCAGTCCGCGGACAGCCCCCTCTCATCTATCCGCCTCCGCCGGATTTCATATGGATCTACACGCGGGGAGGCCAAGGCGAATGGTCCATTGAGTGCGAGATGGCTGAGGGCCGAATCGCAGTCCGCGGACAGCCCCCTCTCATCTATCCGCCTCCGCCGGATTTCATAGGGAAGTCCAAGTGGAGGTTCCCGCTGGTCATACACAGACATGGAGCCTTGGACGACGTCTACGGATTGGTCTTGGTTCGGCTGGATGCGTCGCTCATGGCTAGGCCGTCGTATTCTCAAGACGACCCGCCGCGGATGGCCTCCAGCGGCAGGGGGCTTGCCTCGGTCTTAGCCTTTATGGCTCTCAATGATCCTCAGGGCTTCGCGCGGCTCGTGGAAATGGCCAGGATCCTGATTCCTCGACTTCGTCGCATCCGGTTCCGAAAGGAGCCGGTCTACCGGACCGAAAGCGAGCTCGTTCGGTTCGGGCAGGATGCGGTCAAACGGCGAGATCGTCGGAAATACCAGGGAGAGCTGATCCTTTTCGATTTCGACCACGCCGAGAACGTCTCCGCTCGACACGCCAGCGAGGGAACGATACTGATGCTGGGGCTGCTCACCATCCTGCTCGGTCCGAGTCGGCCGCGGGTCATGCTGCTGGATGACCTGGAACACGGCCTGCACCCACTGGCCCAGAAGCAGATGGTCGAGGTCATCGGGCAGATCCTCCAGCAGTATCCCGACCTTCAGATCCTTGCCACGGCCCATTCGCCGTACTTGCTGAACTTCCTGAGCCCCGAGCAGGTGCGGATCGTCGCCCTCGGCGAGGACGGCCACACCCGCTGCGGGCGGCTCAGCGATCATCCGGAATTCGAGACGTGGAAGGAGGAGATGGCCCCGGGCGAGATGTGGAGCCTGTTCGGGGAGAAATGGCTCGCGGAGCAGGAGCCCGCGAGGTGAGCCTCCGCTTCGCCGTCGTGTACGAGGCCCTCGCCGACTTCCGGACCGCATCCGAGCTCGCTGATCGCCTCCTGGTGGAGTCCATCGACTGGCTGGCGGAGGCCGATATCGAGCACCAACGATCCTGGGTCCATGAGACGGACGACGGGCCTCTGACTTGGGGACGCATCGGGGCTCTGGCTTCAGCGGCCAACATCCGGGCGATGGGCCATTTCGACGGCCGGCCGGGGGCGCCGGATGCTGCGGTCGCCCGACGCGCGATCCTCTACCTGCGCAGGACTTTCCTCGACCTGGCCGGGATCCTGCTCATCCGCCACCGGGACCACCAACCCGAACGCCGGACAGGGCTGGAGCAGGCCCGTTAAGATCACAGGAAGGAAGAGCAGCCTCCCCGTGGTCATCGGCCTGGCCATCGTCGAGCGCGAGAGCTGGGTCGTGAGCGGGTTCGATCCCCGGAACGAGGACGAGACCGCTCGCCTGGAGGCGGAGCGGCAAAGGCTCGGGTTCGATCCTCGCCTGCGGAGCCACGAGCTGACGGCCTGCAAGGACGACCGGGCCCCCCGCAGCCCGAAACGCGTCCTCCACGAGCTCTGCTCGAGGGATTGGGACCGCGAACGGATCTGCTGGTACGAGACCCGGTTGGATGCCCTCCGCATCCGCGGCCGGGAGAACGGTCTGGCCGCATTCCTGGACGAGGTTCGTGATCATCTCGCCGTCCTGATCGGCGACATCGATTGACGGAGCCGAGCTGAACCGAGTCATCCCGGCGGGGTAAGGCGAGGCGGATTCGTCGGCATGGGAAGCGAGAAGGGCGACGTCGTCGCGATCGGAGGTCGCGGCACGGGGAAGTCGAAGCCGGCGCGGTCGCCGCGCGGGGGCGGCTCCTATGGGGCTGGATCACGGGGGCTCGACTTGATGACATTGTGCCCGCGCCGCGTCCGGCGTGGCGCACGAGAGCGGGCGAAACGCATCGCGATTTGTCGAACCATCGTGTCGGCCCGTCCCCGGCCCCGCCCGCTCGCCACCTCCGCGGATAAGCGACTTCACGTCCGCCGCGTGCGACGTCCGGCCCCGTGGCGTGCTTGACATACGAGGCGCCACCATGCGGCCCGCACCGCGGGCACAGCGATCGGGCGTGCCCCGGTGCGGCACCCCGACCAACTCGTTAAGAGACCTCGAGGCCTCCCGCCGCGCCGGCCCGATCGGCCCGCCACAACTCGAATCCGGCCATCACGCCGTCGTGTCCGAAAGCATTCGTTCAATGCCGATGAAAAGCGTGGGTTGAAGACTGCATCTATTGAAAAAAGACGTTTGTCATGCGACCCTGTTGGGCATGCTTGAAACGGTCTAGATTGTGCTGATTGCCCATCTTCTTGAATTTGCAGTCACGCAATGTTTCAAGCATGAACGAGCAAGGGCGGCTCGGCGTCTCGTCGACTGTGGGCAGTGATGGGGCAACTCGAGGCAGCATCTGAGGGGCGAACATGTTCGAGAGTCACCGCGGTCTGATCCGCCGTCGTCCTTCGTCCGCGCGGGGCCGTCGCCGGGGTGTGGCGGTGGAGCGGCTGGAGCGTCGCGAGTTGCTGGCGACGTTCCTGGTCCAGAACGTCAACGACGACCTGAACTCCGGGTCGCTGCGGTGGGCGCTGACGCAGGCGCAGGCGGATTCCGACCCGACGAGCCTCATCAAGTTCCAGATCGGCGGCGCCGGGGTGAAGACGATCCCGCTGGGGTCCCCCCTGCCGACGGTCTCGCACCCGACGACGATCGACGGGACCAGCCAGGGGGCCTACGCCGGGACGCCGCTGGTCGAGCTCGACGCCTCGGCCCTGAAGTCGACCGACGCGGCGCTGACGGTCACGGCCGGGGGCTCCACGGTCAAGGCCCTGGCTATCAACGGCTGCCCGGGGACGGCGATCCTGCTGGACCAGGGGGGCGGCAACGTCGTCGCCGCCTGCACCATCGGGACCACGGCCGACGGGTCCGCGGCCAAGGCCAACGGCGTGGGCATCGCGATCGCGAACAGCTCGAACAACACCATCGGCGGCACCGCGGCGGGCGCCGGCAACGTCATCGCCGGCAACACGGGCGACGGCATCCGGGCGA from Aquisphaera giovannonii includes these protein-coding regions:
- a CDS encoding AAA family ATPase; this translates as MIRKVRVQNYKSLRDVSVDLERFTVFVGANGSGKTSILQAVHNTMRAASRSDADKVFVYAWYGDWIYTRGGQGEWSIECEMAEGRIAVRGQPPLIYPPPPDFIWIYTRGGQGEWSIECEMAEGRIAVRGQPPLIYPPPPDFIGKSKWRFPLVIHRHGALDDVYGLVLVRLDASLMARPSYSQDDPPRMASSGRGLASVLAFMALNDPQGFARLVEMARILIPRLRRIRFRKEPVYRTESELVRFGQDAVKRRDRRKYQGELILFDFDHAENVSARHASEGTILMLGLLTILLGPSRPRVMLLDDLEHGLHPLAQKQMVEVIGQILQQYPDLQILATAHSPYLLNFLSPEQVRIVALGEDGHTRCGRLSDHPEFETWKEEMAPGEMWSLFGEKWLAEQEPAR